A part of Cotesia glomerata isolate CgM1 linkage group LG4, MPM_Cglom_v2.3, whole genome shotgun sequence genomic DNA contains:
- the LOC123262591 gene encoding interference hedgehog-like isoform X4 translates to MCWTPRRQEASSRNTKRIKMGQLTFEVIGIFTIFLLSLDFNVSAYRQESGMWFTWHPQPLEAPLYDEVDFECSLNLEADKFAWRHRALNSKHWGPLIPMPNSGGKTSKFVVNFDNESKAGDYRCIAFYGTSGLASEPGRLKLAKIDKFTDKDDIEIRVPVGNTVPITCPVPFSSPEAIVQFYKNKILLKNVNLIGDKTMIIENAQLSDSGNYDCTAENYIVTENYRSNYQTKLQVYTEKKNINPFFIKQPQTEYKVLKNSNVTLECFGAGYPVPKLSWSRLAGSLPQSFQYKPSGLSITNVQPSDRGEYHCVWANDNYNIKTSIILEVVEPPRVVKGPKTSTFSEGGYLELFCNVTGVPEPTIEWLINGETLESSSTIEIRGPKLIIDPVEKRHAGIIQCVASNEYGSHSGYNFSKVNPKQHMSGSNMNSHQGSHGASGNVHKHNKGGSRRKNKENHRKGTELVPPNPPEVTRLSDVSVMVRWTVPEETGLPIQFFKVQYRELGPKANSKQSKWSTANMEIPNHIRSFEVTDLVPERTYRFRIAAVYSNNDNQPSENSERFYLNRMSGFETHKMPIPLLTNTEALGPDRVLLIWQNPEKIVDIDGFYVYHRASTSAGDYIKTTVEGKNSTNITISHLQPDTNYEFKIQSFSVDAASEFSKIIRQKTLKAAPEQPPIQQILPDGGPQSTRNRHNGTLYAIIGGTLGGVILLGALSAIVVIYKKSRIKQNRESSQNEGKSIANGLVMNGSVTDSKINITSNPLAVLDTSDSTIQPKSKK, encoded by the exons ATGTGTTGGACGCCAAGACGCCAAGAAGCATCGTCGCGAAATACAA aacgTATCAAGATGGGACAATTAACATTCGAAGTTATTGGTATTTTCACAATATTTCTACTATCCTTGGATTTCAATGTATCcg CTTATCGACAAGAATCTGGAATGTGGTTTACTTGGCACCCTCAGCCTTTAGAAGCTCCTCTCTATGACGAAGTAGACTTTGAATGCAGTTTAAACTTAGAAGCTGATAAATTTGCTTGGCGTCATCGTGCGCTGAATTCCAAACATTGGGGTCCTCTTATACCAATGCCTAATAGCGGAGgtaaaacttcaaaatttgtCGTAAACTTTGATAATGAATCTAAAGCTGGAGATTACAGATGTATTGCATTTTACG GCACAAGTGGTCTTGCATCTGAACCAGGTAGATTAAAACTTGCAAAGATTGATAAATTTACTGACAAGGATGATATTGAAATACGGGTTCCAGTTGGAAACACTGTTCCAATAACATGTCCGGTACCATTTTCGTCACCGGAAGCAATTGttcagttttataaaaataaaattttattaaaaaatgtgaatcTTATTGGTGATAAAACTATGATTATTGAAAATGCTCAGCTTTCAGATTCCGGAAATTATGATTGTACTGctgaaaattatattgttaCGGAAAACTACCGAAGCAATTATCAAACAAAATTACAagtttacacagaaaaaaagaatattaatCCGTTCTTTATTAAACAGCCACAAACAGAatataaagtattaaaaaacagtaatgTAACCTTAGAATGTTTTGGTGCGGGTTATCCTGTACCAAAATTATCATGGTCAAGACTCGCAGGATCTTTACCTCAGTCTTTTCAATACAAACCTTCAGGATTAAGTATTACAAATGTACAGCCTTCAGATAGAGGAGAGTATCATTGCGTTTGggcaaatgataattataatataaaaacttcGATAATTTTAGAAGTTGTTGAACCTCCAAGAGTTGTTAAAGGACCTAAAACGTCAACATTTTCTGAAGGTGGATATCTCGAGTTATTTTGCAATGTAACTGGTGTACCTGAACCGACAATTGAGTGGTTAATTAATGGCGAAACACTTGAATCAAGTTCCACAATAGAAATTAGAGGTCCCAAACTAATTATAGATCCAGTAGAAAAAAGACACGCAGGAATTATTCAATGCGTAGCTAGTAATGAGTATGGTTCTCATTCAGgatacaatttttcaaaagtaaatCCTAAACAGCACATGAGTGGTAGTAACATGAATTCACATCAAGGATCACACGGAGCTTCGGGTAATGTTCATAAACACAATAAAGGTGGTAGTAGaagaaaaaacaaagaaaatcATCGTAAAGGAACTGAACTAGTTCCGCCAAACCCACCAGAAGTCACACGTCTCTCAGATGTTTCCGTAATGGTTCGGTGGACTGTACCTGAAGAAACCGGTCTTCCTATTCAATTCTTCAAGGTTCAATATCGAGAACTTGGACCGAAAGCAAATAGCAAGCAATCCAAGTGGAGCACTGCTAATATGGAAATTCCAAATCATATTAGATCATTTGAAGTGACAGACTTAGTACCAGAACGTACCTATCGATTTAGAATTGCTGCTGTATATTctaataatgataatcaaCCTAGTGAGAATTCGGaacgattttatttaaatcgtaTGTCAGGTTTCGAAACACATAAAATGCCCATTCCATTATTAACAAATACAGAAGCACTTGGACCAGACCGTGTACTTCTAATTTGGCAGAATCCTGAAAAAATAGTTGATATCGATGGCTTTTATGTTTATCATCGCGCTTCAACATCAGCTGGAGACTATATTAAAACTACTGTTGAAGGAAAAAATTCAACTAATATTACGATTTCTCATTTACAACCAGACAcaaattatgaatttaaaatacaaagtTTTTCTGTTGACGCTGCTTccgaattttcaaaaataattcgtCAAAAAACATTAAAAGCAGCTCCGGAACAACCTCCAATACAACAAATTTTACCCGATGGCGGACCACAAAGTACTAGAAACAGGCATAATGGTACTTTGTATGCAATTATCGGCGGTACATTAGGAGGAGTTATTCTTTTGGGTGCCTTGAGTGCAATTGtagtaatttacaaaaaaagtcgAATCAAACAAAATCGTGAATCTTCACAAAATGaag GCAAATCTATAGCGAATGGTTTAGTTATGAACGGTAGTGTGACAGATTCTAAGATAAACATCACATCGAATCCTCTTGCTGTTCTTGACACCTCGGATAGTACAATTCAACCGAAG agtaaaaagtaa